The following are encoded in a window of Fusarium falciforme chromosome 11, complete sequence genomic DNA:
- a CDS encoding FAD-binding PCMH-type domain-containing protein: MRISLASLALLGAGASATATHDSCPCCSALAAVPQLKGKIYVPGSNAYDARLKTYYSANAALEPWYMVLPETTQDVSKIAKVISKKKCPFGIRSGAHSAWKGSNGVENGITIDFSYMNTTTYDSKKKIASIQPGSNWGRVYEALNEYGVAAVGGRASVVGVGGFTTGGGYSFHSNARGFACDVVANFEVVLADGRIVNANKNQHPDLWKVLKDVVDSNKLWGGFVSFDLSQRDHVFESYIDFAENMHLDPVSQLIVSVQYNGKERILISVVSNSDAIPAVPAFDDFLSLPNVSNTLTTGKIADLVPQFTGPTPLGLYANWMTGMTTNDIRVMKFVDEKTCRFQPFTESMVAHSRKAGGNVLGLEDVVADGPALNWLIAVTVDTAGNQKKIAHLTLEYRNAINKYATSIGANKNWEYLNYALGDQNPIKHYGSESVRYLQAASKKYDPQRVFQKLRASGFKIPGRG, encoded by the exons ATGAGAATCTCCCTTGCTAGTCTCGCCCTGTTGGGCGCTGGCGCGTCAGCCACGGCTACACACGATTCATGTCCATGT TGCtctgccctcgccgccgtccCTCAACTTAAGGGAAAGATCTATGTTCCTGGGAGCAACGCATACGACGCCCGTTTGAAGACCTACTATTCAGCCAACGCCGCCCTCGAACCTTGGTACATGGTTCTCCCCGAGACTACACAGGATGTTTCCAAGATAGCCAAGGTTatctccaagaagaagtgTCCGTTTGGCATACGCAGTGGTGCACACTCTGCATGGAAGGGCTCCAACGGAGTTGAAAATGGCATCACCATTGATTTCA GCTACATGAACACTACCACCTACGACTCGAAAAAGAAGATTGCGTCGATTCAGCCCGGATCCAATTGGGGCCGTGTTTACGAGGCGCTCAACGAATATGGTGTCGCGGCTGTTGGCGGCCGTGCCTCtgtcgttggtgttggtggcttCACCACTGGAGGAGGG TACTCGTTCCATTCCAACGCTCGTGGTTTTGCTTGCGATGTTGTCGCCAACTTTGAGGTGGTTCTCGCTGATGGTCGCATCGTCAACGCCAACAAGAACCAGCACCCTGATCTGTGGAAAGTCCTCAAGG ACGTTGTTGACTCAAACAAGCTTTGGGGAGGCTTTGTTAGCTTCGACCTGTCGCAACGCGATCATGTGTTCGAGTCATATATCGACTTTGCCGAAAACATGCATCTTGACCCTGTCTCTCAGCTGATCGTTTCTGTCCAGTACAACGGAAAAGAGCGCATCTTGATCTCGGTCGTCTCCAACTCTGACGCCATTCCTGCTGTCCCGGCTTTTGACgactttctctctctcccaaATGTTTCCAACACCCTGACCACGGGCAAGATTGCGGACCTTGTCCCTCAGTTCACGGGTCCTACACCCTTGGGCCTTTA TGCCAACTGGATGACTGGCATGACCACGAATGATATTCGGGTCATGAAGTTTGTGGATGAGAAAACATGTCGA TTCCAGCCATTCACTGAGTCCATGGTGGCTCACTCCCGCAAGGCGGGCGGTAATGTTCTCGGTCTTGAGGATGTCGTCGCTGATGGTCCTGCCCTCAACTGGCTCATTGCTGTCACTGTAGACACGGCTGGGAACCAGAAAAAGATTGCCCACTTGACACTGGAGTATAGGAATGCCATCAACAAATATGCCACCAGCATTGGCGCCAACAAGAACTGGGAGTACCTCAACTATGCTCTGGGCGACCAGAATCCAATCAAACATTATGGATCCGAGTCTGTCCGATATCTTCAGGCCGCCTCTAAGAAGTATGATCCTCAACGCGTGTTCCAGAAGCTAAGAGCCTCTGGGTTCAAGATCCCCGGCAGAGGTTAA